A stretch of Nitrospira sp. DNA encodes these proteins:
- a CDS encoding DUF1566 domain-containing protein encodes MMRSKRNRWMSGIGVAVLVGSLSLINYGGSVAPAAAHDHQNPFKHILGKLNEILAKLNTGGSGGGAGNHTLRWDTNNPSVSRFTVLPEFNNAAVRDNNTGLVWEQSPATLLPGPTWIDARLQCIEKNVGGSRGWRLPSVVELASLIDPSLPPPFVPAVFTGVQLSSYWAATANAVGTGNAWTVGFDEGHAGWTGKSSTSSVWCVRGPMQESVY; translated from the coding sequence ATGATGCGAAGCAAACGGAACAGATGGATGAGTGGGATCGGCGTGGCGGTCTTGGTCGGAAGCCTTTCCCTGATAAACTATGGCGGAAGCGTTGCCCCGGCGGCAGCCCACGACCATCAAAATCCCTTCAAGCACATCTTGGGGAAGCTGAATGAAATCCTCGCCAAGCTCAACACCGGTGGCAGCGGAGGCGGAGCAGGAAATCACACGCTACGGTGGGACACCAACAATCCCTCTGTGTCACGCTTTACGGTCTTGCCGGAATTTAACAATGCCGCGGTCAGGGACAACAACACCGGGCTGGTGTGGGAACAATCGCCGGCCACACTCCTTCCCGGCCCCACCTGGATCGACGCCCGTCTCCAATGCATCGAAAAGAATGTCGGAGGCTCGCGAGGCTGGCGGCTTCCATCGGTGGTTGAGTTGGCCAGTCTGATTGACCCGTCTCTGCCGCCGCCGTTTGTTCCAGCCGTGTTTACGGGCGTGCAGCTTTCTTCCTACTGGGCAGCGACGGCGAATGCGGTGGGGACTGGCAACGCGTGGACCGTGGGCTTCGATGAAGGTCATGCGGGATGGACCGGCAAGTCCAGTACTAGTTCAGTCTGGTGTGTGCGCGGCCCGATGCAGGAGTCTGTGTATTGA
- a CDS encoding Yip1 family protein: protein MMNIVERVKNILLQPKTEWPVIDPEQTSTQALYTGYIMPLAAIGPIAMLIGLSVVGVQMPFAGTIRMSFTSLLSQVAVSYVLGLAGIYVLALIINTLAPTFGGTSNLMQALKVAAYGATAAWVGGIFHLIPALGVLGLLAALYTLYLLYLGLPVLMKSPPERSMGYTISVVIAAIVLFMVIGAVSAAFVGVPMAVTQSREERETTKQLEQVGKNLESFAKGLEKAGQSGENTKAGDAPANLGDAFQAAGNVMQAFNQAASGGKLVEPVDFRQLKALLPEAVGNLQRAEASGEKSTALGMTISKAEARYTGEDHRTIDVIISDIGNASGFASLALYAWTNNDIDKDSPTGYEKTTTFRGYKAYEKYNTRDHSGELGLLIEKRFVVEAKGADVSMEELKGVLEKLDLSKLAGMKG from the coding sequence ATGATGAATATTGTCGAGCGTGTGAAGAACATTCTGCTCCAGCCGAAAACGGAATGGCCGGTGATTGATCCTGAACAGACCTCCACGCAGGCTCTTTACACCGGGTACATCATGCCGCTGGCCGCGATTGGACCGATCGCCATGCTGATCGGCCTGTCGGTGGTCGGTGTGCAGATGCCGTTCGCGGGCACGATACGGATGTCGTTCACCAGCCTCCTGTCACAAGTGGCGGTCAGCTATGTGCTCGGGCTGGCCGGCATCTACGTGCTCGCGCTGATTATCAATACGCTGGCGCCCACATTCGGCGGCACCAGCAATCTCATGCAGGCGTTGAAGGTGGCAGCCTACGGGGCGACGGCCGCCTGGGTCGGCGGGATCTTCCATCTCATTCCGGCGCTCGGCGTGTTGGGGCTTCTGGCGGCACTCTACACGCTATACCTACTGTATCTCGGCCTCCCTGTGCTGATGAAATCGCCACCTGAGCGATCCATGGGCTATACCATCTCGGTCGTGATCGCAGCGATCGTGCTCTTCATGGTGATCGGCGCTGTCAGCGCCGCGTTTGTGGGTGTTCCCATGGCCGTGACCCAAAGCAGGGAAGAACGAGAAACGACCAAACAACTCGAGCAGGTCGGCAAGAACCTCGAATCCTTCGCGAAGGGGCTTGAGAAGGCCGGACAGTCCGGTGAAAACACCAAGGCCGGGGACGCACCGGCAAACCTTGGCGACGCATTCCAGGCGGCAGGTAACGTGATGCAAGCCTTCAATCAGGCTGCGAGCGGAGGGAAACTCGTGGAGCCGGTCGATTTCCGACAGCTCAAGGCCTTGCTGCCGGAGGCGGTGGGCAACCTGCAGCGAGCCGAAGCCTCCGGCGAGAAATCGACCGCACTGGGGATGACGATCAGTAAAGCCGAAGCACGGTATACCGGCGAAGATCACCGGACCATCGACGTGATCATCTCGGACATCGGTAACGCGAGCGGGTTCGCAAGCCTGGCGCTCTATGCCTGGACGAACAACGACATTGATAAGGACTCCCCGACCGGTTACGAGAAAACGACGACGTTCCGGGGATACAAGGCGTACGAAAAGTACAACACCCGTGACCACAGTGGTGAATTGGGACTCCTGATCGAGAAGCGTTTCGTGGTGGAGGCCAAAGGAGCTGATGTGTCGATGGAGGAACTCAAGGGCGTGCTGGAAAAGCTTGATTTGAGCAAGTTAGCCGGCATGAAAGGCTAG
- a CDS encoding CBS domain-containing protein codes for MRVHDVMSTSIVTARKTDSVRSIVIKMMNRNCGAIPVIDGDARLIGMVTLRDVLLPLYPNYGEYIHDNVS; via the coding sequence ATGCGAGTCCATGACGTCATGTCAACCAGCATCGTCACTGCCAGAAAGACGGATTCGGTTCGATCGATTGTCATAAAAATGATGAATCGCAATTGCGGGGCCATTCCCGTGATAGACGGAGACGCCCGGCTTATCGGGATGGTGACGCTACGCGACGTCCTGCTGCCGTTGTATCCTAACTATGGCGAATACATTCATGACAACGTGTCATAG
- a CDS encoding CBS domain-containing protein, whose translation MTTCHSRDFVEMEEGYPEALGRKVEEIMSQNPLTVAPHDPVLEAASYMGLKNFRRIPVVEKGMLVGMLSIGDINRGLFFEKGMRG comes from the coding sequence ATGACAACGTGTCATAGTCGGGATTTTGTCGAAATGGAAGAGGGGTATCCTGAGGCGCTTGGCAGGAAAGTCGAAGAGATCATGAGTCAGAATCCCCTGACGGTGGCGCCCCACGACCCTGTTTTGGAAGCGGCCTCCTATATGGGGCTCAAGAACTTCCGGCGCATTCCCGTCGTCGAGAAGGGCATGCTGGTCGGGATGCTCAGCATCGGCGACATCAACCGTGGATTGTTCTTCGAGAAAGGCATGCGAGGCTGA
- a CDS encoding type II toxin-antitoxin system RelE/ParE family toxin, which yields MAYSILLAPPAERQLKALAEPVQKRIVKRLKSLRENPRPHGIKKLAGEEDLYRIREGDYRIIYTIQDKQLIVLVVKIGDRKAIYR from the coding sequence ATGGCCTACTCGATTCTCCTCGCCCCGCCTGCTGAGCGACAGCTCAAAGCGCTCGCCGAACCGGTTCAAAAACGGATCGTAAAGCGCCTCAAATCATTACGTGAGAATCCTCGCCCTCATGGCATCAAGAAACTCGCCGGCGAAGAGGACTTGTATCGCATTCGGGAAGGCGATTACCGCATCATCTATACGATTCAAGACAAACAACTGATCGTCCTCGTCGTGAAGATCGGCGACCGGAAAGCGATCTACCGATAA
- a CDS encoding type II toxin-antitoxin system prevent-host-death family antitoxin yields MAHLPSSKAREGFADTINRVAFGKERVVLRRRGKEVAAVVSMEDLRLLEDLEDRIDLIDARAALAETKKKGAKSLEAVIKELGL; encoded by the coding sequence ATGGCGCATCTTCCATCCAGTAAAGCACGCGAAGGGTTTGCAGACACCATCAACCGCGTCGCATTCGGCAAAGAGCGGGTGGTCTTGCGACGGCGCGGAAAGGAAGTGGCCGCCGTGGTTTCGATGGAGGATTTGCGATTACTGGAAGACTTGGAAGACCGCATCGACCTGATAGATGCGCGAGCCGCCTTAGCCGAGACGAAGAAGAAAGGCGCGAAGTCTCTGGAGGCCGTCATAAAGGAACTCGGTCTCTAG
- a CDS encoding MBL fold metallo-hydrolase has translation MRIHPTAITTTYIVTVLLDVNEMQDADDRAESRSYIVSDRESRQAVIIDAVIENVERDVRLIHELGLTLRFAVETHIHADHITGASAIKDRTGAQIVYGGGAKSEVTGADLFLFEGEALRIGQTSLTALATPGHTNGCTSYVLPGVVFTGDALFIRGNGRTDFQGGSPEKLFDSVRKKLFALLDDTIVYPGHDYQGRISSTIGEEQRFNERLNLSIDQAAFVDMMNRRHVPRPAKMDIAIPANMRAGRTT, from the coding sequence TTGCGAATACATCCCACGGCAATCACCACGACCTATATCGTCACCGTTCTGTTGGACGTCAACGAGATGCAGGACGCGGACGACCGGGCGGAAAGCCGCAGCTACATCGTGAGTGATCGCGAGTCCAGGCAGGCCGTGATCATCGATGCCGTGATCGAGAACGTCGAGCGCGACGTTCGACTTATCCACGAGCTTGGGCTGACCCTCCGCTTTGCCGTCGAAACGCACATCCATGCCGATCACATCACCGGCGCTTCGGCCATCAAAGATCGAACCGGCGCGCAGATCGTGTACGGCGGCGGCGCCAAGAGCGAGGTCACCGGCGCGGATCTGTTCCTGTTCGAGGGCGAGGCGCTGCGGATCGGCCAGACGTCACTGACGGCGCTTGCAACCCCCGGTCATACGAACGGTTGCACGAGCTACGTGCTTCCCGGCGTCGTCTTCACGGGCGATGCGTTGTTCATCCGCGGCAACGGCCGGACCGATTTCCAGGGCGGCTCGCCGGAGAAACTGTTCGACTCCGTCCGGAAGAAACTGTTCGCGCTGCTGGACGACACGATCGTCTACCCCGGGCATGATTATCAGGGCCGGATCTCCTCCACGATCGGCGAGGAACAGCGATTCAACGAACGCCTCAACCTCTCGATCGACCAGGCGGCGTTCGTCGACATGATGAATCGAAGACACGTGCCGCGTCCCGCCAAAATGGATATCGCCATCCCCGCCAACATGAGAGCCGGCCGGACCACCTGA
- a CDS encoding GlsB/YeaQ/YmgE family stress response membrane protein codes for MDWTSLTTTLEFLVFGLVVGVIAKVLMPGKDPGQLIGTTVIGIGGGLIGGCLGGQVGLSGDSDIIAFVFAIIGALIILMLYHWLAA; via the coding sequence ATGGATTGGACGTCACTTACTACTACCCTCGAGTTTCTGGTGTTTGGACTTGTCGTGGGCGTTATCGCCAAGGTGCTGATGCCCGGAAAGGATCCGGGTCAGTTGATCGGGACGACGGTGATCGGGATCGGAGGCGGCCTGATCGGCGGCTGTCTTGGGGGCCAAGTAGGTCTCAGCGGGGATTCCGATATCATCGCGTTTGTCTTCGCAATCATCGGGGCGCTTATCATACTGATGCTCTATCACTGGCTCGCAGCCTAA
- a CDS encoding type II toxin-antitoxin system RelE/ParE family toxin, producing the protein MAQVRWSLTAGNDLQDIEDFIARDSVLHAITFVDRMVESTETLLTNSHIGRVVPEFNRSDLREVIFGTYRIVYLVKDDTVFILRVVHGARDLQALVRREPWDIGI; encoded by the coding sequence ATGGCGCAAGTCCGCTGGTCGCTGACTGCCGGGAACGATCTTCAGGACATCGAAGACTTCATCGCCCGTGATTCCGTACTCCATGCGATCACGTTCGTCGACCGCATGGTTGAATCCACAGAGACACTCCTCACGAACTCCCACATCGGACGCGTTGTTCCCGAGTTCAATCGCTCGGATCTTCGAGAAGTGATTTTCGGAACTTATCGAATCGTCTATCTCGTGAAAGACGACACCGTCTTCATTCTTCGAGTCGTCCACGGTGCTCGAGATTTACAGGCACTTGTTCGCCGAGAACCTTGGGACATTGGCATCTGA
- a CDS encoding radical SAM protein, which translates to MRIEYSKGERASKELILLNRQSFEASSGRKMKVMLIFPPDWFPSEPYLSLPSLTAVLRQAGHTVIQKDINLEMWDWYFSEDFLKKVLRRVPQQLDRLRKLSKKRDLDANEMDLQLALCDVTRQRIDELIKKAEKAKAIIRGEVFYEIDQLEWAIQVFREVTSVISMVYAPARICMPPMETDLSYKVFVSSEVIDAVNDTQVNIYRDVFDHLVKPAIEAEQPDVIGISIVLQQQMFSTMTFCALIKQHFPNIHITIGGNTVTRLRDVLPESPLFQYFDSAVVYEGETAFVQLVSAVGAKRSLADVPNTIYKDETGVHTSETSFAEDMHALPPPDFDGLPLEKYFVPTKILPYLATRGCYWGRCEFCDHGEGYTAGYRSKKIQDILGEIQHLRDKYGAKHFHFTDESYPPALFRKLARGLIDTKMDIVWTTHMRFEKSLLEDQVWQDAKESGCKYLHFGYESGNERVLKLMDKATTTAIMTEHLKRTAEAGIWNHCMGFFGFPGETKEEAWSSVEFLEQNKDYVHSLGFGTFDLGRHNPVAKHPEKWGVTAYKNPEWDLALDYYYTVKNGMSIEEAERVFQQFEQNHYAGWDLRLYIREYIFLYIAKFGLEKLRDLQYQSMKTAGVTPTLAGKM; encoded by the coding sequence ATGCGCATTGAGTACTCGAAGGGTGAACGCGCCTCCAAAGAACTGATTCTCCTGAATCGTCAGAGTTTCGAAGCTTCCAGCGGCCGGAAGATGAAGGTCATGCTGATCTTCCCGCCGGACTGGTTTCCTTCCGAACCCTATCTCAGTCTTCCCTCCCTTACCGCCGTCCTCCGTCAGGCCGGTCATACCGTCATCCAAAAAGACATCAACCTCGAAATGTGGGACTGGTACTTCAGCGAGGACTTTTTAAAGAAAGTCCTGCGCCGGGTGCCGCAACAGCTCGACCGGCTCCGGAAGCTCTCCAAGAAGCGGGATCTGGACGCCAACGAGATGGATTTGCAGCTCGCGCTCTGCGACGTGACCAGGCAGCGGATCGACGAATTGATCAAGAAAGCGGAGAAGGCGAAGGCGATCATTCGCGGGGAAGTCTTCTACGAAATCGATCAGTTAGAGTGGGCCATTCAAGTATTCCGCGAGGTGACGTCGGTCATTTCGATGGTCTATGCCCCGGCGCGGATCTGCATGCCGCCGATGGAGACGGATCTGTCCTATAAGGTCTTCGTCTCTTCCGAAGTCATCGACGCAGTGAACGATACCCAGGTGAACATCTACCGGGATGTGTTCGACCATTTGGTGAAGCCGGCGATCGAGGCGGAGCAGCCGGATGTGATCGGGATCTCGATCGTCCTGCAGCAGCAGATGTTCTCCACCATGACCTTCTGCGCCCTGATCAAACAGCACTTCCCCAACATCCACATCACGATCGGCGGCAATACGGTCACGCGCCTGCGCGATGTGCTGCCGGAGTCGCCGCTGTTCCAATACTTCGACAGTGCCGTAGTCTATGAAGGGGAGACGGCTTTCGTGCAACTGGTGTCGGCTGTGGGGGCGAAGCGGAGCCTGGCCGACGTGCCGAATACGATCTACAAGGACGAGACCGGCGTCCATACCTCGGAGACGAGCTTTGCGGAAGATATGCATGCGCTGCCGCCGCCGGATTTCGACGGGCTGCCGCTGGAGAAGTACTTCGTCCCAACGAAGATTCTGCCCTATCTGGCGACGCGCGGCTGCTACTGGGGCCGCTGCGAGTTCTGCGACCATGGTGAGGGCTATACCGCCGGATACCGGAGCAAGAAGATTCAGGACATTCTCGGGGAGATCCAGCATCTGCGCGACAAATACGGGGCGAAGCATTTCCACTTCACCGACGAGTCATACCCGCCGGCTTTGTTCCGCAAGCTGGCGCGCGGCTTGATCGATACGAAAATGGACATCGTCTGGACGACGCACATGCGGTTCGAGAAGAGCCTGCTGGAAGATCAGGTCTGGCAGGATGCGAAGGAGTCGGGCTGCAAGTATCTCCACTTCGGCTATGAGTCGGGGAACGAGCGGGTGCTGAAGCTGATGGACAAGGCGACGACGACCGCCATCATGACCGAGCATCTCAAGCGCACGGCGGAGGCCGGCATCTGGAACCACTGCATGGGCTTCTTCGGCTTTCCCGGCGAGACGAAGGAAGAGGCCTGGTCGTCGGTGGAGTTTCTGGAGCAGAACAAAGACTATGTGCATTCGCTGGGGTTCGGCACGTTCGACCTGGGCCGGCATAATCCCGTGGCGAAGCATCCGGAGAAGTGGGGCGTGACCGCCTACAAGAATCCCGAATGGGATCTGGCGCTCGACTACTACTACACGGTGAAGAACGGGATGAGCATCGAAGAAGCCGAGCGGGTGTTTCAGCAATTCGAACAGAATCATTACGCGGGCTGGGACCTGCGGCTCTACATCAGGGAATACATTTTTCTCTATATTGCGAAGTTCGGGCTGGAGAAGTTGCGGGATCTGCAATATCAGTCAATGAAAACGGCGGGGGTGACGCCGACGCTGGCTGGAAAGATGTGA
- a CDS encoding radical SAM protein produces the protein MSSSGLVQIDGLSPIKKEDRKTSKVMLLFPPEWVPTAPYLALPSLTAVLREAGHTVVQRDINIEMYDHFFTMEFLIWVKARLGMQLKPLQDKEKAGTLTDREADQKAVVEQAYAVDVFDLAERAEDAKLVVRGERFYEAEKLELALNTFREAMQYISAAYYPASLVFYPMESNLGYRPGVSKEVFACLDDEQVNVYRDICNQLVLPSVSKEKPDVVGISIGTQMQLLAGLTFCKMIKETFPHIKVVVGGNVITRLQEELPHHERFFTEVFDAAILYEGEHALLWYIEALNGQRALESVPNLMYRHADGVKQSKEVYTEKTAALPLPDFDGLPLDHYFVPERIIPYLATRGCYWGRCTFCDHGQGYFDQYRGMTAQHVIEQVTALRDKYQCKHFLFSDESYPPALFKKVSQLLVEQNVGIKWTTLIRFEETLQDQAIWDLAAKAGCCTLYYGMESANERVLNLMDKHAKKSVIQNNLHQASKAGIWNHVMAFYGFPGETKDEALETRQFVIDNQPVIHSVELFYFVAYRHTPMVRNPEKFGITIHKQEEYDLPLDYYYTLNEPSTLSCLDAMQMCEEFYKNDFQPWAVRVNSREHVFLYISKFGTNKLPQIYAKQQVAVGAAEGVSGLVTWPVAQSEGNEGMARVTSHDAG, from the coding sequence ATGAGTAGCTCCGGCCTCGTACAGATAGACGGTTTGTCGCCGATCAAGAAAGAGGATCGGAAGACCTCGAAGGTGATGCTGCTGTTTCCGCCCGAGTGGGTGCCGACGGCGCCCTATCTGGCGTTGCCGTCGCTGACGGCGGTGCTGCGGGAGGCCGGGCACACGGTTGTACAGCGCGACATCAACATCGAGATGTACGACCACTTCTTCACCATGGAGTTCCTGATCTGGGTGAAGGCTCGATTGGGCATGCAGCTCAAGCCGCTGCAGGACAAGGAAAAGGCCGGGACGCTTACGGATCGCGAAGCGGATCAGAAAGCCGTGGTCGAGCAGGCCTATGCGGTGGATGTGTTCGATCTGGCCGAGCGGGCGGAAGATGCCAAGCTGGTTGTCCGCGGCGAACGGTTCTACGAAGCCGAAAAACTGGAGCTGGCGCTCAATACCTTCCGTGAGGCGATGCAGTACATCTCCGCCGCCTACTATCCGGCCTCGCTCGTCTTCTATCCGATGGAAAGCAACCTGGGTTATCGTCCGGGAGTGTCGAAGGAAGTCTTCGCCTGTCTCGACGACGAACAGGTGAACGTCTACCGCGATATCTGCAATCAGCTGGTGCTGCCCTCCGTGAGCAAAGAGAAGCCGGATGTGGTCGGTATCTCCATCGGCACGCAGATGCAGCTGCTGGCGGGCCTGACCTTCTGCAAGATGATCAAGGAGACGTTCCCGCACATCAAGGTCGTGGTCGGGGGGAACGTCATCACACGGTTGCAGGAAGAACTGCCGCATCACGAGCGGTTCTTCACCGAGGTGTTCGACGCGGCGATCCTCTACGAAGGCGAACATGCGCTGCTCTGGTATATCGAGGCGCTGAACGGGCAGCGGGCGCTGGAGTCGGTGCCGAATCTCATGTATCGCCATGCCGACGGGGTGAAGCAGAGCAAGGAAGTCTATACGGAGAAGACGGCGGCGCTGCCGCTGCCGGATTTTGACGGCCTGCCGCTGGATCATTACTTTGTCCCGGAGCGGATCATTCCCTATCTCGCGACGCGCGGCTGCTACTGGGGCCGCTGCACGTTCTGCGACCACGGGCAGGGCTACTTCGATCAATATCGCGGGATGACGGCGCAGCATGTGATCGAGCAGGTGACGGCACTGCGCGACAAGTACCAGTGCAAACATTTCCTCTTCTCCGACGAATCCTATCCGCCGGCGCTCTTCAAGAAAGTCTCGCAGCTACTGGTGGAGCAGAACGTCGGGATCAAGTGGACGACGCTCATCCGTTTTGAAGAAACCTTACAGGACCAGGCGATCTGGGATCTGGCTGCGAAGGCCGGCTGCTGCACCCTCTATTACGGCATGGAGTCGGCGAACGAGCGTGTCTTGAACCTCATGGATAAGCATGCGAAGAAGAGCGTGATTCAGAACAATCTCCACCAGGCCTCGAAGGCGGGGATCTGGAACCACGTGATGGCTTTCTACGGCTTCCCCGGCGAAACGAAAGACGAGGCGCTGGAAACGCGGCAGTTCGTTATCGACAATCAGCCGGTCATTCACTCCGTGGAACTCTTCTACTTCGTGGCCTACCGGCACACGCCGATGGTGCGCAATCCGGAGAAGTTCGGCATCACGATCCACAAGCAGGAGGAGTACGACCTGCCGCTGGACTACTACTACACGCTGAACGAGCCGAGCACCCTGTCGTGCCTCGATGCGATGCAGATGTGCGAAGAGTTCTACAAGAACGATTTCCAGCCCTGGGCCGTGCGGGTGAATTCCCGCGAGCACGTGTTCCTCTACATCTCCAAGTTCGGTACGAACAAGCTGCCGCAGATTTATGCGAAGCAGCAGGTCGCGGTGGGCGCGGCGGAAGGTGTGTCAGGCCTCGTCACCTGGCCGGTGGCGCAGTCCGAGGGGAACGAAGGGATGGCGCGGGTTACGAGCCACGACGCGGGTTAA
- a CDS encoding radical SAM protein: MPMPLPMLQAAPIFTKKDYRDVLRREMDAGKIPLSLGRDCPVKCEFCYELDHSYRETLDPPKTSDEDWKYILDYISKKPTDPKQFWCLGGNEFMEWTDLFLHPKAMEWVEDFLKYTDKSIQFFTVGFVHVPKIHQLVARYPGRINFELSVITLSEYRQRLMPHAPSVKHLMKVLDGPAVSSANFYTFDANTMSKDAVEISKINQKCVLWMGTLTPVRGLKEETAGLMRQGRKHLAEEALRIYDAALPNLQTIHTEAYITAFLSRKRIISLFDSLELEKKDTLVTGWSVSKILSMYRKNKARVLYVPNAMLSGDSDCTVLLTFDDIARRLTTEKTIHVPKCIMQSGRGPYTDITGVTLEQFTEKTGVKVKVLHKVDTRFANEQLYRNGSLQNYVENYVRNPMVQSYEAFPRPA; the protein is encoded by the coding sequence ATGCCAATGCCCCTCCCGATGCTTCAGGCCGCTCCGATCTTCACGAAGAAGGATTATCGCGATGTGCTGCGCCGTGAGATGGACGCGGGGAAGATCCCGCTGAGCCTCGGGCGCGATTGCCCGGTGAAGTGCGAGTTCTGCTACGAGCTGGATCACTCCTACCGCGAAACGCTCGATCCGCCCAAGACCTCCGACGAGGACTGGAAATACATTCTCGATTACATCAGCAAGAAGCCGACCGACCCGAAGCAGTTCTGGTGCCTGGGCGGGAACGAGTTCATGGAATGGACCGATCTCTTCCTCCATCCCAAGGCGATGGAGTGGGTCGAGGACTTTCTGAAGTACACGGACAAGAGCATCCAGTTCTTCACTGTCGGCTTCGTGCATGTCCCGAAGATTCATCAGCTGGTCGCGCGATATCCTGGACGGATCAACTTCGAACTTTCGGTCATCACCCTCAGCGAGTATCGCCAGCGGCTCATGCCGCACGCGCCCTCGGTGAAGCACCTCATGAAGGTCCTCGACGGTCCGGCGGTGTCGTCGGCCAATTTCTATACCTTCGATGCGAATACGATGTCGAAAGATGCGGTGGAGATTTCCAAGATCAATCAGAAGTGCGTGCTCTGGATGGGCACGCTCACGCCGGTGCGCGGCCTCAAGGAGGAGACGGCCGGCCTCATGCGGCAGGGCCGGAAGCATCTGGCGGAGGAAGCGCTGCGGATCTACGATGCGGCCTTGCCGAATCTCCAGACGATCCACACGGAGGCCTATATCACGGCCTTTCTGAGCAGGAAACGGATCATCAGTCTCTTCGATTCGCTGGAATTGGAGAAGAAGGATACGCTGGTCACGGGCTGGAGCGTGTCGAAGATTCTCTCGATGTACCGGAAGAACAAGGCGCGGGTGCTTTACGTGCCGAATGCGATGCTGAGCGGGGATTCGGATTGCACGGTGTTGCTGACGTTCGACGACATCGCGCGGCGGTTGACTACCGAGAAGACGATCCACGTGCCCAAGTGCATCATGCAATCGGGCCGCGGTCCCTACACGGACATCACCGGCGTGACGCTGGAACAGTTTACGGAAAAGACCGGCGTGAAGGTCAAAGTGCTGCACAAGGTCGATACGCGGTTTGCCAACGAGCAGCTCTATCGCAACGGGTCGTTGCAGAATTATGTCGAGAATTATGTGCGCAATCCGATGGTGCAGTCGTATGAAGCATTTCCACGCCCTGCATAG
- a CDS encoding PhzF family phenazine biosynthesis protein — MPDRRSLKFYQADVFTSEPFGGNPVAVFPEADGLSDDQLQQIAREMNLSETVFVFPPTDQAAVVRLRIFTPTQELPFAGHPVIGTFYLLAQLGLVPLTGAVTRLLYECNIGLFPVELRGVGKQIEHVVMSQPKPEFLDAVDDEEDFYKLAISLGLPKYAVAEAKSPIEVVSTGLPVLILPIRTLTAIRSIRPDPSAITDLCGRFGANGIMVFTTVTVEPDSTVHTRMFAPAIGILEDPATGSASGALGAYLVHHRIIDVKPTTEIVSEQGYEIERPSRILIQVDSTDGVIQAVKVGGECVMVVEGELKF; from the coding sequence ATGCCTGATCGCCGCTCGCTGAAGTTCTACCAAGCCGATGTGTTTACCTCAGAGCCGTTCGGGGGCAATCCCGTTGCCGTGTTTCCCGAGGCCGACGGGCTCTCCGATGATCAACTCCAGCAGATCGCCCGGGAAATGAACCTCTCCGAGACGGTTTTTGTGTTCCCTCCGACCGATCAGGCGGCGGTGGTCCGGTTGCGGATTTTTACGCCGACGCAGGAACTGCCTTTTGCCGGCCATCCGGTGATCGGCACGTTTTATCTCCTGGCGCAGCTCGGACTTGTGCCGCTCACCGGCGCGGTGACCCGCCTGCTCTACGAGTGCAACATCGGCTTGTTTCCGGTGGAGTTGCGCGGGGTGGGGAAGCAGATTGAGCATGTGGTCATGTCGCAGCCGAAGCCGGAGTTTCTCGACGCGGTGGACGATGAGGAAGACTTCTACAAGCTGGCCATATCGCTCGGGCTCCCGAAGTATGCGGTGGCCGAGGCCAAGTCGCCGATCGAGGTAGTGTCGACGGGGTTGCCGGTCCTCATCCTGCCGATCCGGACGCTGACGGCGATCCGGTCGATCCGGCCCGATCCCTCTGCCATTACCGATCTCTGCGGTCGCTTCGGCGCCAACGGCATCATGGTCTTCACGACGGTCACGGTTGAGCCGGACTCGACGGTCCATACCCGCATGTTTGCGCCGGCCATCGGCATTCTGGAAGATCCCGCCACCGGCAGCGCGAGCGGCGCCTTGGGGGCCTATCTGGTGCATCACCGTATTATTGACGTGAAGCCGACGACCGAGATCGTCTCGGAGCAGGGCTACGAGATCGAGCGGCCCTCGCGCATTCTCATCCAGGTCGATTCGACCGACGGAGTCATTCAGGCAGTCAAGGTCGGGGGGGAGTGTGTGATGGTGGTGGAGGGCGAGCTGAAGTTCTAA